A genomic region of Halomonas aestuarii contains the following coding sequences:
- a CDS encoding ubiquinone biosynthesis accessory factor UbiJ has product MSLSPTLLLAGLERTLNALLARDPAAPSRLARLAGHRILLRLERPALALAIHFHPAGLDLLHPEDTAEEGYDAVVELDAETLGELLGGASLERLMFQGKLAVRGRTHLLEATRDLLLDLDLDWEGELARWLGDIPAHSLAEGLRSLSRWGLRTRQELCADVGEYVFEEARLLPGRHQLEALRDHMTEVEIATDRVEARLARLRRRLAAAETAP; this is encoded by the coding sequence ATGTCGTTGTCTCCCACCCTGCTGCTGGCCGGCCTCGAACGCACCCTGAATGCCCTGCTCGCCCGGGATCCGGCGGCGCCGTCGCGCCTGGCCCGGCTGGCCGGCCACCGTATCCTGCTGCGTCTGGAGCGGCCCGCCCTGGCGCTGGCCATCCACTTCCATCCGGCGGGTCTCGACCTGCTGCACCCCGAGGACACCGCCGAGGAGGGATACGACGCGGTCGTCGAGCTGGATGCCGAGACCCTCGGTGAACTGCTCGGGGGCGCCTCCCTCGAGCGCCTGATGTTCCAGGGCAAGCTCGCCGTGCGCGGGCGGACCCACCTGCTGGAAGCGACCCGGGACCTGCTGCTCGACCTCGACCTGGACTGGGAAGGCGAGCTTGCCCGCTGGCTCGGCGACATCCCGGCCCACAGCCTGGCCGAGGGGCTGCGCAGCCTCTCCCGCTGGGGCCTGCGCACCCGGCAGGAGCTGTGCGCCGACGTCGGCGAGTACGTCTTCGAGGAGGCTCGCCTGCTGCCGGGTCGCCACCAGCTCGAGGCGCTGCGCGATCACATGACCGAGGTGGAGATCGCCACCGACCGTGTCGAGGCTCGACTGGCACGGCTGCGCCGCCGACTGGCCGCGGCGGAGACGGCCCCATGA
- the ubiE gene encoding bifunctional demethylmenaquinone methyltransferase/2-methoxy-6-polyprenyl-1,4-benzoquinol methylase UbiE gives MSASDKHTTHFGYQEVPVEEKASRVAHVFDSVAARYDIMNDLMSMGIHRLWKRLTIERSGVRPGHSVLDIAGGTGDLTLKFSRMVGPRGRVVLADINESMLRVGRDKLLDRGVGGNVEYVQANAECLPFPDNSFDCITIAFGLRNVTDKDAALRSMTRVLKPGGRLLVLEFSKPGNPLFSRAYDEYSFRLLPKIGELVASDGDSYRYLAESIRMHPDQETLKAMMEAAGLERVEYTNLTGGIVALHRGIKL, from the coding sequence ATGAGCGCCAGTGACAAGCACACCACCCACTTCGGCTATCAGGAAGTCCCGGTCGAGGAGAAGGCCTCCCGCGTGGCCCATGTCTTCGATTCGGTGGCGGCCCGCTACGACATCATGAACGACCTGATGTCGATGGGAATCCATCGCCTGTGGAAACGCCTGACCATCGAGCGTTCCGGCGTGCGTCCCGGCCACAGCGTGCTCGACATCGCCGGCGGCACCGGCGACCTGACCCTCAAGTTCTCGCGCATGGTAGGCCCCCGCGGCCGGGTGGTCCTGGCCGACATCAACGAGTCCATGCTGCGGGTCGGACGCGACAAGCTGCTCGACCGCGGGGTCGGCGGCAACGTCGAGTACGTGCAGGCCAACGCGGAATGCCTGCCCTTCCCCGACAACAGCTTCGACTGCATCACCATTGCCTTCGGCCTGCGCAACGTCACCGACAAGGATGCCGCCCTGCGCTCCATGACCCGGGTCCTCAAGCCGGGCGGACGGCTGCTGGTGCTCGAGTTCTCCAAGCCGGGCAACCCCCTGTTCTCCAGGGCCTATGACGAGTACTCCTTCCGGCTGCTGCCGAAGATCGGCGAGCTGGTGGCCAGCGACGGCGACAGCTATCGCTACCTGGCCGAGTCGATCCGCATGCACCCCGACCAGGAGACCCTCAAGGCGATGATGGAGGCCGCCGGGCTCGAGCGGGTCGAGTACACCAACCTCACCGGGGGCATCGTCGCCCTGCATCGCGGCATCAAGCTGTGA
- a CDS encoding gamma-butyrobetaine hydroxylase-like domain-containing protein, translated as MTTPIPTKVHYHRKERELELTYADGESYRLSVEYLRVFSPSAEVRGHGPDSATLQVGKKDVGLKNITQAGRYALKLHFDDGHDSGLYSWDYLHDLIRRREANWADYLRRLEEAGASREPLGIEIKQL; from the coding sequence ATGACAACCCCGATTCCCACCAAGGTGCACTACCACCGCAAGGAGCGCGAGCTCGAGCTCACCTACGCCGACGGGGAGTCCTACCGGCTCTCGGTGGAGTACCTGCGCGTCTTCTCCCCTTCCGCCGAGGTTCGCGGCCATGGTCCCGATTCCGCCACCCTGCAGGTCGGCAAGAAGGACGTGGGCCTGAAGAACATCACCCAGGCCGGCCGGTACGCCCTCAAGCTGCATTTCGACGATGGCCACGACAGCGGCCTCTACAGTTGGGACTACCTCCACGACTTGATCCGGCGCCGCGAGGCCAACTGGGCAGACTACCTGCGCCGGCTCGAGGAGGCAGGCGCCTCCCGGGAGCCGCTGGGCATCGAGATCAAGCAGCTTTGA
- the tatC gene encoding twin-arginine translocase subunit TatC, with translation MSNTGDPQEHNQAPLIEHLIELRSRLMRAVIAILVIFLGLYAFANDIYSFVAQPLMALLPEGSQMIATEVASPFLAPFKLTLVVAVFAAVPYVLHQAWAFVAPGLYDNEKALALPILASSVALFYGGAAFAYYVVFPLLFQFFTQTGPENVAVMTDINQYLNFVLKLFFAFGVAFEIPIATFLLVLSGATTVESLSKKRPYVVLGCFVIGMLLTPPDVVSQSLLAVPMYLLYEVGLLFGRLVRRKREKDEEDEEA, from the coding sequence ATGAGCAACACCGGTGACCCCCAGGAACACAACCAGGCCCCGCTGATCGAGCACCTCATCGAGCTGCGTTCGCGGCTGATGCGAGCGGTGATCGCGATCCTGGTGATCTTCCTCGGGCTCTATGCCTTCGCCAACGACATCTACTCGTTCGTCGCCCAGCCGCTGATGGCGCTGCTGCCGGAAGGCTCGCAGATGATCGCCACCGAGGTGGCCTCACCCTTCCTGGCGCCCTTCAAGCTGACCCTGGTGGTGGCGGTCTTCGCCGCCGTCCCCTATGTGCTGCACCAGGCCTGGGCCTTCGTGGCCCCGGGGCTCTACGACAACGAGAAGGCATTGGCCCTGCCGATCCTGGCCTCCAGCGTGGCGCTGTTCTACGGCGGCGCCGCCTTCGCCTACTATGTGGTCTTCCCGCTGCTGTTCCAGTTCTTCACCCAGACCGGGCCGGAGAACGTGGCGGTGATGACCGACATCAACCAGTACCTGAACTTCGTCCTCAAGCTGTTCTTCGCCTTCGGGGTGGCCTTCGAGATCCCCATCGCCACCTTCCTGCTGGTCCTCTCGGGCGCCACCACGGTGGAGAGCCTGTCGAAGAAGCGTCCCTACGTGGTGCTGGGCTGCTTCGTCATCGGCATGCTGCTCACCCCGCCGGACGTGGTCTCCCAGAGCCTGCTGGCGGTGCCCATGTACCTGCTCTACGAGGTGGGCCTGCTGTTCGGCCGCCTGGTGCGCCGCAAGCGGGAGAAGGACGAGGAGGACGAGGAGGCATAG
- the ubiB gene encoding ubiquinone biosynthesis regulatory protein kinase UbiB has product MILRLARIVWVITRFRLDTLLPLARLPWWLRALFTVSPLRLVPIGERSRGERLRLALESLGPIFVKFGQMLSTRRDLLPEDIADELQRLQDQVPPFPGHQAMALVEEALAMSLEDAFASFEPEPLASASVAQVHAARLHSGEAVVVKVIRPGIERVMRQDMALMYRLASVLARIPEARRLRPVEVVRDYEGTLFDELDLTKEAANTSQLKRNFKGSPLLYVPAIHWELTHRRVMVQERIYGVPVADSAALIAQGTDLKKLAERGVEIFFTQVFRDNFFHADMHPGNIFVSYEHPHDPQYIAIDCGIVGSLTREDQDYLARNLLAFFHQDYYEVAALHIESGWVGEETRANEFAAAIRTVCEPILEKPLKDISFGQVLLGLFQTARRFNMEVQPQLVLLQKTLLNIEGLGRQLYPDLDLWSTAKPYLERWMKERAGARGLLDSLKRQAPELTRHLPELPVLAHQALTRAEQEHRQRRRQVDAMGDISRQLARQGGRQRRLRLGLLMVVAALAWQPLSQWAAGQPWPVLVAAGLGVLLVAWH; this is encoded by the coding sequence ATGATCCTGCGGCTCGCGCGCATCGTCTGGGTGATCACCCGCTTCCGGCTCGACACCCTGCTGCCCCTGGCCCGGCTGCCCTGGTGGCTGCGCGCCCTGTTCACGGTCTCGCCGCTGCGCCTGGTACCGATCGGCGAGCGCTCCCGGGGCGAACGCCTGCGCCTTGCCCTGGAGTCCCTGGGGCCGATCTTCGTCAAGTTCGGCCAGATGCTGTCGACCCGGCGCGACCTGCTGCCCGAGGACATCGCCGACGAGCTCCAGCGCCTCCAGGACCAGGTGCCGCCCTTCCCCGGCCACCAGGCCATGGCGCTGGTCGAGGAGGCGCTCGCCATGTCGCTGGAGGATGCCTTCGCCAGCTTCGAGCCGGAGCCCCTGGCCTCGGCCTCCGTCGCCCAGGTGCATGCCGCGCGGCTGCACAGCGGGGAGGCCGTGGTGGTCAAGGTCATCCGCCCGGGCATCGAAAGGGTGATGCGCCAGGACATGGCGCTGATGTACCGCCTCGCCAGCGTGCTGGCCCGCATTCCCGAGGCGCGGCGGCTGCGTCCCGTGGAGGTGGTCCGCGACTACGAGGGTACCCTCTTCGACGAGCTCGACCTCACCAAGGAGGCCGCCAACACCTCCCAGCTCAAGCGCAACTTCAAGGGCTCGCCGCTGCTCTACGTGCCGGCCATCCACTGGGAGCTGACCCACCGCCGGGTGATGGTGCAGGAGCGGATCTACGGGGTCCCGGTGGCCGATTCCGCGGCGCTCATCGCCCAGGGCACCGACCTCAAGAAGCTGGCCGAGCGGGGCGTGGAGATCTTCTTCACCCAGGTGTTCCGTGACAACTTCTTCCATGCCGACATGCATCCGGGCAACATCTTCGTCTCCTACGAGCACCCCCACGATCCCCAGTACATCGCCATCGACTGCGGCATCGTCGGCAGCCTGACCCGCGAGGACCAGGACTACCTGGCGCGCAACCTGCTGGCCTTCTTCCATCAGGACTACTACGAGGTGGCCGCCCTGCACATCGAGTCCGGCTGGGTGGGGGAAGAGACCCGGGCCAACGAGTTCGCCGCGGCGATCCGCACGGTGTGCGAGCCGATCCTCGAGAAGCCGCTCAAGGACATCTCCTTCGGCCAGGTGCTGCTGGGCCTCTTCCAGACCGCACGACGCTTCAACATGGAGGTGCAGCCCCAGCTGGTGCTGCTGCAGAAGACCCTGCTCAACATCGAGGGGCTGGGCCGGCAGCTCTACCCCGACCTGGACCTCTGGAGCACGGCCAAGCCCTACCTGGAGCGCTGGATGAAGGAACGGGCCGGCGCCCGTGGCCTGCTGGACTCCCTCAAGCGCCAGGCGCCGGAGCTCACTCGCCACCTGCCGGAACTGCCGGTGCTCGCCCACCAGGCCCTGACGCGCGCCGAGCAGGAGCACCGCCAGCGCCGACGCCAGGTCGACGCCATGGGCGACATCTCGCGCCAGCTGGCGCGCCAGGGGGGCCGCCAGCGGCGGCTCCGGCTGGGCCTGCTGATGGTGGTCGCCGCCCTGGCCTGGCAGCCGCTGTCCCAGTGGGCGGCGGGCCAGCCCTGGCCGGTGCTGGTCGCTGCCGGCCTCGGCGTGCTGCTGGTGGCCTGGCATTGA
- the tatA gene encoding Sec-independent protein translocase subunit TatA, which produces MLGGISIWQLLIVLGIIILIFGTKKLRNVGGDLGGAVKGFKKAMHDEDKGEDEKADDPQARVSHDDEVNTYDVKAEQNAKDPEERK; this is translated from the coding sequence ATGTTAGGCGGTATCAGTATCTGGCAGCTGCTGATCGTTCTGGGCATCATCATCCTGATCTTCGGCACCAAGAAGCTGCGCAATGTCGGCGGTGACCTCGGCGGGGCCGTCAAGGGCTTCAAGAAGGCCATGCACGACGAGGACAAGGGCGAGGACGAGAAGGCGGACGACCCCCAGGCTCGGGTCAGCCATGACGACGAGGTCAACACCTACGACGTCAAGGCCGAGCAGAACGCCAAGGACCCGGAAGAGCGCAAGTAA
- the tatB gene encoding Sec-independent protein translocase protein TatB, producing the protein MFDMGFLELMLIGVVGLLVLGPERLPKAARTLGLWIGKIKRTVSGMQREISAQLEAEELRQKLNEQQKKLDDGVQQVKRGVESIAEKDDGTPSSTSGGGGADKPAPAPAEKRLDDALANARTGSDDADRQAHTEDSSADKDPASR; encoded by the coding sequence ATGTTCGATATGGGCTTTCTCGAACTGATGCTCATCGGCGTGGTGGGCCTGCTGGTGCTCGGTCCCGAGCGCCTGCCCAAGGCGGCGCGCACCCTGGGGCTGTGGATCGGCAAGATCAAGCGCACCGTCTCGGGCATGCAGCGCGAGATCAGTGCGCAGCTCGAGGCCGAGGAGCTGCGCCAGAAGCTCAACGAGCAGCAGAAGAAGCTCGATGACGGTGTCCAGCAGGTCAAGCGCGGCGTGGAGAGCATCGCCGAGAAGGACGACGGCACGCCCTCGTCCACCTCGGGGGGTGGCGGTGCCGACAAGCCGGCGCCTGCGCCCGCCGAGAAGCGCCTCGATGACGCCCTCGCGAATGCTCGCACGGGGAGCGACGACGCCGACCGCCAGGCCCACACGGAAGACTCTTCCGCCGACAAGGACCCCGCCTCCCGATGA
- the hslU gene encoding ATP-dependent protease ATPase subunit HslU translates to MTRMTPREIVHALDQYIVGQQDAKRAVAVALRNRWRRMQLDGELRHEVTPKNILMIGPTGVGKTEIARRLAKLAGAPFIKVEATKFTEVGYVGRDVESIIRDLTEAAIKLVREQAKAEVGHRAEDAAEERILDALLPPPRGQENEPRQDSSTRQLFRKKLREGQLDDKEIDIEVTPQGPGVDITTPPGMEEMTSQLQNLFAGMGKQKSETRRVTVKDAFGLLRDEEAGKLVNEDDIKSRAIEAVEQNGIVFLDEIDKVSKGSGQSSGGEVSREGVQRDLLPLIEGSTVSTKYGMVKTDHILFIASGAFHLSRPSDLIPELQGRLPIRVELNALTPDDFQRILTEPSAALTKQYQALLATEGLEVAFTEDGIARIAEIAWKVNEGTENIGARRLHTVMERLLEEASYLGGDFGSPLSIDAAYVDSQLGELAMDEDLSRYIL, encoded by the coding sequence ATGACCCGGATGACCCCCCGCGAGATCGTCCACGCCCTGGACCAGTACATCGTCGGCCAGCAGGACGCCAAGCGCGCCGTGGCCGTGGCTCTGCGCAACCGCTGGCGCCGCATGCAGCTCGACGGCGAGCTGCGCCACGAGGTGACGCCCAAGAACATCCTGATGATCGGCCCCACCGGCGTGGGCAAGACCGAGATCGCCCGCCGCCTGGCCAAGCTGGCCGGCGCCCCCTTCATCAAGGTGGAGGCCACCAAGTTCACCGAGGTGGGCTACGTGGGCCGCGATGTCGAGTCGATCATCCGCGACCTGACCGAGGCGGCCATCAAGCTGGTGCGCGAGCAGGCCAAGGCGGAGGTCGGCCATCGCGCCGAGGACGCCGCCGAGGAGCGCATCCTCGATGCCCTGCTGCCGCCGCCCCGCGGCCAGGAGAACGAGCCGCGCCAGGACAGCTCGACCCGCCAGCTGTTCCGCAAGAAGCTGCGCGAGGGGCAGCTCGACGACAAGGAGATCGACATCGAGGTCACCCCCCAGGGCCCGGGCGTGGACATCACCACCCCGCCGGGCATGGAGGAGATGACCAGCCAGCTGCAGAACCTGTTCGCCGGCATGGGCAAGCAGAAGAGCGAGACCCGCCGGGTCACGGTGAAGGACGCCTTCGGCCTGCTGCGCGACGAGGAGGCCGGCAAGCTGGTCAACGAGGACGACATCAAGAGCCGGGCCATCGAGGCGGTGGAGCAGAACGGCATCGTCTTCCTCGACGAGATCGACAAGGTCTCCAAGGGCAGCGGCCAGTCCAGCGGCGGCGAGGTGTCCCGGGAAGGCGTGCAGCGCGACCTGCTGCCGCTGATCGAGGGCTCCACAGTCTCCACCAAGTACGGCATGGTGAAGACCGACCACATCCTGTTCATCGCCTCCGGGGCCTTCCACCTGTCGCGTCCCTCGGACCTGATCCCCGAGCTGCAGGGCCGCCTGCCGATCCGCGTCGAGCTCAACGCTCTGACACCGGACGACTTCCAGCGCATCCTCACCGAGCCCTCCGCCGCCCTGACCAAGCAGTACCAGGCGCTGCTGGCTACCGAGGGGCTCGAGGTCGCCTTCACCGAGGACGGCATCGCGCGGATCGCCGAGATCGCCTGGAAGGTCAACGAGGGGACCGAGAACATCGGCGCCCGCCGCCTGCACACGGTGATGGAGCGCCTGCTCGAGGAGGCCTCCTACCTGGGCGGTGACTTCGGCAGCCCGCTGTCGATCGACGCGGCCTATGTGGATTCCCAGCTCGGCGAGCTGGCGATGGACGAGGACCTGTCGCGGTATATCCTGTAA
- a CDS encoding phosphoribosyl-ATP diphosphatase, protein MSDTLDRLHAVLEQRREADPDSSYVAALHHRGLNKILEKVGEEATETLLAAKDAEHGDEAAQQALIAETADLWFHSLVMLSHLGLDHRMVLDELARRFGVSGHDEKAAREQQQQ, encoded by the coding sequence ATGAGCGATACCCTCGACCGTCTTCACGCCGTCCTCGAGCAGCGCCGTGAGGCGGATCCCGACAGTTCCTACGTGGCCGCCTTGCATCACCGGGGCCTGAACAAGATACTCGAGAAGGTCGGCGAGGAAGCCACCGAAACCCTGCTGGCGGCCAAGGACGCCGAGCACGGCGATGAGGCGGCGCAGCAAGCGTTGATCGCCGAAACGGCCGACCTGTGGTTTCATAGCCTGGTGATGCTCTCGCATCTCGGCCTCGACCACCGGATGGTGCTCGACGAGCTGGCCCGACGCTTCGGCGTCTCCGGTCACGACGAGAAGGCCGCCAGGGAGCAACAACAGCAATAG